Proteins found in one Abyssibius alkaniclasticus genomic segment:
- the fdhF gene encoding formate dehydrogenase subunit alpha, producing the protein MSDKITFTLDGQQVEAAAGESIWEVAKRQGTTIPHLCHSGKKGYRADGNCRACMVEIDGERVLAASCIREPSEGMVVKSASARAVSARKMVMEMLVADQPARDTAHDKSSHLWDMADMQGVATSRLPRLEATRIPLLDDSHVAMRVNLDACIHCNLCVRACREVQVNDVIGMAGRGHDAQIVFDMDDPMGNSTCVACGECVQACPTGALTPATMLDDAQQGDRADYDREVKSVCPYCGVGCQLSFKIKDDKIAWVDGADGPANENRLCVKGRFGFDYITHPHRLTKPLIRRDDAPAKGLNVDPAKLMTHFREATWDEALDVAANGLAHLRETRGGESVAGFGSAKCSNEEAYLFQKLIRTAFGHNNVDHCTRLCHASSVAALMENVGSGAVTATFNEIENADVAIVIGANPVENHPVAATYFKQFTKRGGKLIVMDPRGVGLRRFSSHMLQFRPGGDVSMLNAIMNVIVSEKLFNPAYIDRFTEGWDNFCAHIAAFTPEKMSPICGIAPDVLRDVARTFANAKAAMIFWGMGISQHIHGTDNSRCLISLALMCGHVGRPGAGLHPLRGQNNVQGASDAGMIPMFLPDYQPVGDDGVRSAFTEIWGTPDFSSQKGLTVVEIMDAIHDDKIAGMYILGENPAMSDPDVEHARDALAKLDHLVVQDIFLTETANYADVVLPAAAWAEKSGTVTNTNRQVQMGRPAVPSPGEAKPDWWITVELARRLGQNWPYKDPSEVFAEMKLGMKSLNNITWERLETEGAITYPSLTPTDPGQSIVFADGFPRADGRAKFTPATVISPNEVPDAEYPMVLITGRQLEHWHTGSMTRRARVLDAVEPEANCSLNPATLARLGVEPGGMVRLSTRRGSITVMARADRAVAPDNVFLPFAYVEAAANILTNPALDPYGKIPEFKFAAVRAEAANDTVAAE; encoded by the coding sequence ATGAGCGACAAAATCACCTTCACCCTCGATGGCCAGCAGGTCGAAGCCGCTGCGGGCGAGTCGATCTGGGAGGTCGCCAAGCGGCAGGGCACCACCATTCCGCATCTGTGCCATTCCGGCAAAAAGGGCTATCGCGCCGATGGCAATTGCCGCGCCTGTATGGTGGAAATTGATGGCGAGCGTGTGTTGGCCGCCTCCTGCATACGTGAACCCAGCGAAGGCATGGTTGTCAAATCCGCCTCGGCCCGCGCGGTTTCCGCCCGCAAAATGGTTATGGAAATGCTGGTGGCCGACCAGCCCGCGCGCGACACCGCGCATGATAAATCGAGCCATCTGTGGGATATGGCCGATATGCAGGGCGTGGCCACCAGCCGCCTGCCCAGGCTTGAAGCCACCCGTATCCCGCTGCTCGATGACAGCCATGTCGCCATGCGCGTGAACCTTGATGCCTGCATCCATTGCAACCTCTGTGTGCGGGCCTGCCGCGAGGTGCAGGTGAATGACGTGATCGGCATGGCCGGGCGCGGGCATGATGCGCAGATCGTCTTTGACATGGATGACCCGATGGGCAATTCAACTTGCGTGGCCTGCGGTGAATGCGTGCAGGCCTGCCCGACCGGCGCGCTGACCCCGGCCACGATGCTCGATGATGCCCAGCAGGGCGATCGTGCCGATTATGACCGCGAGGTGAAATCGGTCTGCCCCTATTGCGGCGTTGGCTGCCAGCTTTCCTTCAAGATCAAGGATGATAAAATCGCATGGGTCGACGGGGCCGATGGCCCGGCCAATGAAAACCGGCTTTGTGTGAAGGGCCGTTTCGGGTTTGATTACATTACCCACCCGCACCGCCTGACCAAACCGCTGATCCGCCGTGATGATGCGCCCGCCAAGGGGCTGAATGTTGACCCCGCGAAGCTGATGACCCATTTTCGCGAGGCGACATGGGACGAGGCGCTGGATGTGGCTGCCAATGGGCTTGCGCATCTGCGTGAAACGCGCGGGGGCGAATCTGTCGCCGGTTTCGGGTCTGCCAAATGTTCGAATGAGGAAGCCTATCTCTTCCAAAAACTCATCCGCACCGCCTTTGGCCACAATAATGTTGACCATTGCACGCGGCTCTGCCATGCCTCATCGGTGGCCGCGCTTATGGAAAATGTCGGCTCTGGCGCTGTGACCGCCACCTTCAACGAGATTGAAAACGCCGATGTGGCGATTGTGATCGGCGCCAATCCGGTTGAAAACCACCCCGTTGCCGCCACCTATTTCAAGCAGTTCACCAAACGCGGCGGCAAGCTGATCGTGATGGACCCGCGCGGCGTGGGCCTGCGGCGCTTTTCATCCCATATGCTGCAATTCCGCCCCGGCGGCGATGTGTCCATGCTCAACGCAATCATGAATGTGATTGTGAGCGAAAAGCTGTTCAACCCCGCCTATATCGACCGGTTCACCGAAGGGTGGGATAATTTCTGCGCCCATATCGCCGCCTTTACCCCCGAAAAGATGTCGCCCATCTGCGGGATTGCCCCCGATGTGCTGCGCGATGTCGCCCGCACCTTCGCCAATGCCAAGGCGGCGATGATCTTTTGGGGCATGGGCATATCCCAGCATATTCACGGCACCGACAATTCGCGCTGCCTGATCAGCCTTGCCCTGATGTGCGGCCATGTCGGCCGCCCCGGCGCGGGCCTGCACCCGCTGCGCGGCCAGAACAACGTGCAGGGCGCGTCCGATGCCGGCATGATCCCGATGTTCCTGCCCGATTATCAGCCCGTGGGCGATGATGGCGTGCGCTCGGCCTTTACCGAGATTTGGGGCACGCCGGATTTTTCATCGCAAAAGGGGCTGACCGTGGTGGAAATCATGGATGCCATCCATGACGATAAAATCGCCGGTATGTATATTCTGGGTGAAAACCCGGCAATGTCCGACCCCGATGTCGAACACGCGCGCGACGCGCTCGCCAAGCTCGACCACCTTGTCGTGCAGGATATTTTCCTGACCGAAACCGCGAATTACGCCGATGTTGTGCTGCCTGCCGCCGCCTGGGCCGAAAAATCCGGCACGGTCACCAATACCAACCGTCAGGTGCAAATGGGCCGCCCCGCCGTGCCAAGCCCGGGCGAGGCGAAGCCCGATTGGTGGATTACGGTCGAGCTGGCGCGGCGTTTGGGCCAGAACTGGCCCTATAAAGACCCGTCCGAGGTGTTTGCCGAAATGAAGCTAGGCATGAAAAGCCTGAACAATATCACATGGGAGCGGTTGGAGACCGAAGGCGCGATCACCTATCCCAGCCTGACGCCAACCGACCCCGGCCAATCCATTGTGTTTGCCGATGGCTTTCCGCGCGCCGATGGCCGTGCCAAATTCACCCCCGCCACGGTTATCTCGCCCAACGAGGTGCCCGATGCCGAATACCCGATGGTGCTGATCACCGGGCGCCAGCTTGAGCATTGGCATACCGGCTCGATGACACGGCGCGCCAGGGTGCTGGACGCGGTCGAGCCCGAGGCGAATTGCTCGCTCAACCCCGCCACCTTGGCGCGGCTGGGGGTCGAGCCCGGCGGTATGGTCCGGCTGTCAACCCGGCGTGGCAGCATCACCGTCATGGCGCGGGCCGACCGTGCGGTAGCCCCCGATAACGTGTTCCTGCCCTTTGCCTATGTCGAGGCGGCGGCGAATATCCTGACAAATCCGGCGCTGGACCCTTACGGCAAAATCCCGGAATTCAAGTTTGCAGCGGTGCGGGCCGAGGCCGCAAATGACACGGTTGCCGCAGAATAG
- a CDS encoding LysE family translocator codes for MTLAWYDFFEVWALIGLNILSPGPNVLNTISISMGSGRRSGLACSGAVGIGVALWAGGAVLGVAALFALAPWLEPALELLGAGLLIWFAKRFLHRALGGRGQVRARNNITPWRAFSASLAILATNPKALTTWLTVLAIFPVKSAAPADLAVLIFGAILLAMGLHAGYALLFSTKIAAHAYMRAAPYIDCAVAAFFVLIAAGLLRNVVLQWV; via the coding sequence ATGACACTGGCCTGGTATGACTTTTTCGAGGTTTGGGCGTTGATCGGGCTTAACATCCTGTCACCGGGGCCGAATGTGTTGAATACGATCAGCATTTCTATGGGCTCCGGGCGGCGGTCTGGGCTGGCCTGTTCGGGTGCTGTGGGTATCGGGGTTGCCCTTTGGGCCGGTGGCGCGGTGCTGGGCGTGGCGGCGCTGTTTGCGCTGGCCCCTTGGCTGGAACCGGCGCTCGAACTTTTGGGCGCGGGCCTGCTCATCTGGTTTGCCAAACGCTTTTTGCACCGCGCGCTGGGCGGGCGCGGGCAGGTGCGCGCGCGAAACAACATCACCCCGTGGCGGGCCTTCTCCGCTTCACTTGCCATTCTGGCCACCAACCCGAAGGCGCTGACCACCTGGCTGACCGTGCTGGCCATCTTTCCGGTGAAATCCGCCGCGCCCGCCGACCTTGCCGTGCTGATTTTTGGCGCAATCCTGCTGGCAATGGGCCTTCACGCCGGCTATGCGCTGCTGTTTTCTACCAAAATCGCGGCCCATGCCTATATGCGCGCGGCCCCTTACATAGATTGTGCGGTTGCGGCCTTCTTTGTGCTTATCGCCGCCGGGTTGTTGCGCAATGTCGTGCTGCAATGGGTGTAA
- a CDS encoding mechanosensitive ion channel family protein, which yields MDLDSLLAQIDTIWTAIVNWMGGMFLPYRVWQYVILLVCLAAALLTARLIDPPIDAWMRDRKGLSTRQLRIMIAVARRSKSILLALYCWLAVFILRSFTVFPSRSYIVALGASLALAWVIVALSARLIRNPLLRNVTRFAVWIYIALRLLNMTDDAMSALDSAAINLGGLRLSALMVVQAMATLAVLFFFVGLVNNAARKRLQNVEGLSPSMRMLSEKGLRLALYGLAIVIGLQTVGFDLTSLTVLSGAIGLGIGFGLQKVVSNLVAGVILLVDKSIKPGDVITIDNTFGWITDLSARYVSVKTRDGREYLVPNEDMITGQVVNWSHSNDLVRLDVEFGTSYDSDPHEVRKLAREAAVKAGRVVHDPPPQCHITGFGDSSVDYILRFWIRDPIGGLTNIRGDVYLELWDALKAANIEIPFPQRDVNFRNMDQRDKPTGRESSIASIEK from the coding sequence ATGGATTTGGACAGTTTACTGGCACAGATCGACACGATTTGGACAGCGATTGTCAACTGGATGGGTGGCATGTTCCTGCCCTATCGGGTTTGGCAATATGTCATTTTGCTGGTGTGTCTGGCGGCGGCCCTGCTGACCGCGCGGCTGATCGACCCGCCGATTGATGCCTGGATGCGCGACCGCAAGGGGCTAAGCACGCGGCAATTGCGCATCATGATCGCCGTTGCCCGGCGCAGCAAATCCATCCTTCTGGCGCTTTATTGCTGGCTGGCGGTGTTCATCCTGCGCTCGTTCACCGTGTTTCCCAGCCGCAGCTATATCGTTGCCCTTGGCGCGAGCCTTGCGCTGGCCTGGGTAATCGTGGCGCTGTCGGCGCGGCTTATCCGCAACCCGCTTTTGCGCAATGTCACCCGCTTTGCGGTGTGGATATACATCGCCCTGCGCCTGCTGAACATGACCGATGACGCCATGAGCGCACTGGATTCAGCGGCCATAAACCTTGGCGGGCTGCGCCTGTCGGCGCTGATGGTGGTGCAGGCAATGGCCACGCTGGCGGTGCTGTTCTTCTTCGTCGGGCTGGTGAACAACGCCGCGCGCAAACGCTTGCAGAATGTCGAAGGCCTGTCGCCCTCGATGCGGATGCTTTCGGAAAAAGGGCTGCGGCTGGCGCTTTACGGGCTGGCGATTGTGATCGGGCTGCAAACGGTTGGGTTCGACCTGACCTCGCTGACCGTGCTGTCCGGCGCCATCGGGCTTGGCATTGGCTTTGGCTTGCAAAAGGTCGTGTCCAACCTTGTGGCGGGGGTCATCCTGCTGGTCGATAAATCCATCAAACCCGGCGATGTGATCACCATCGACAATACGTTCGGCTGGATCACCGACCTGTCGGCGCGCTACGTCTCGGTCAAAACCCGCGACGGGCGCGAATACCTTGTGCCCAACGAGGACATGATCACCGGGCAGGTGGTGAACTGGAGCCATTCCAACGACCTTGTGCGCCTGGATGTGGAGTTCGGCACCTCGTATGACAGCGACCCGCATGAGGTGCGCAAACTGGCGCGCGAAGCTGCGGTGAAGGCCGGTCGCGTGGTGCATGACCCGCCGCCGCAATGCCATATTACCGGCTTTGGCGATAGCTCGGTCGATTACATTCTGCGCTTCTGGATCCGCGACCCGATCGGCGGGCTGACCAATATTCGCGGCGATGTGTATCTGGAGCTTTGGGACGCGCTCAAAGCCGCCAATATCGAAATCCCCTTCCCGCAGCGCGATGTCAATTTCCGCAACATGGATCAGCGTGACAAGCCGACCGGCCGTGAATCGAGCATTGCCTCCATAGAGAAATAG
- a CDS encoding Lrp/AsnC family transcriptional regulator: MNEQTFKIDMIDRRILACLQRDGSMAQREVAEYVGLSQNACWRRLQRLRAAGVIKGSHTRLDLAALGLDLSVFVMIKTAHHSDDWIARFAKHVAGLPQVTDFHRIGGEWDYLIKVTCAGMAGYDAFYRALITGFDLANVTGYFSMEAMLDSRPVGLSR, translated from the coding sequence ATGAACGAGCAAACATTCAAAATCGATATGATTGATCGGCGCATACTTGCCTGCCTGCAGCGCGATGGCAGCATGGCGCAGCGCGAGGTGGCCGAATATGTCGGCCTGTCGCAAAACGCCTGTTGGCGGCGGCTGCAACGGCTGCGCGCGGCGGGGGTGATCAAGGGCAGCCATACCCGGCTCGATCTGGCGGCCTTGGGGCTTGATCTGTCGGTGTTTGTAATGATCAAGACCGCGCATCATTCCGATGACTGGATCGCGCGCTTTGCCAAACATGTGGCCGGCCTGCCGCAAGTGACCGATTTTCACCGCATCGGTGGCGAATGGGATTATCTGATCAAGGTCACTTGTGCGGGCATGGCTGGCTATGATGCCTTCTACCGCGCACTGATTACCGGCTTCGACCTTGCCAATGTCACCGGCTATTTCTCTATGGAGGCAATGCTCGATTCACGGCCGGTCGGCTTGTCACGCTGA
- a CDS encoding aminotransferase class V-fold PLP-dependent enzyme, producing MTRSPLADFFDDFAKSLNRDDLLAHLRDGLVGAGLQIDTAYGRKKMVYADYVASGRALKQIEHAMLDQVLPYYANAHTEDSCCGRAMTQLREDARGVIAACCGASDDHAVIFSGAGATAGLNKAVALLGVPAALAAGRRVVVLVGPYEHHSNLLPWRESGAEMVEIAEAEGGGIDLDDLARALNAAKGALIIGAFSAASNITGICSDVVAVTRQLKASGALVVWDYAGAGPYLPIAMHPAAGAEIDLIVTSAHKFIGGPGASGVMIIRRDAIAMSRPTAPGGGTVRYVNATTHDYLPCPIAREEAGTPNTLGDIRAALVFLVKAAIGAHMQVRNAELAARAFAAFKAMPGVAVLAPTHETRLPIFAFRIADGAGGWIKPEPATRMLSERFGIQARGGCACAGPYAHRLLAISDAASAQMRREILAGDLRNKPGFIRLNFSVLMQDETVEFILSSIAELAQAAPELVAA from the coding sequence ATGACCCGATCACCGCTTGCAGATTTTTTTGACGATTTCGCAAAATCGCTGAACCGCGACGACCTGTTGGCGCATCTGCGCGACGGGCTTGTCGGCGCCGGGCTACAGATTGACACCGCCTATGGCCGCAAGAAGATGGTCTATGCCGATTACGTCGCCTCGGGCCGTGCGCTGAAGCAAATCGAACATGCGATGCTTGATCAGGTTCTGCCCTATTACGCCAATGCCCATACCGAAGATAGCTGCTGTGGCCGCGCGATGACGCAGCTGCGCGAAGATGCGCGCGGCGTGATTGCCGCATGTTGCGGCGCATCCGATGACCATGCGGTTATCTTCAGCGGCGCGGGGGCAACGGCGGGCCTGAACAAGGCGGTTGCGCTGCTGGGCGTGCCCGCGGCGCTGGCGGCAGGGCGGCGCGTGGTGGTGCTGGTCGGCCCCTATGAGCATCATTCAAACCTGCTGCCCTGGCGCGAAAGCGGTGCCGAGATGGTGGAAATCGCCGAGGCGGAAGGCGGCGGCATTGACCTTGACGACCTTGCGCGCGCGCTGAACGCCGCCAAGGGTGCGCTGATCATCGGGGCATTTTCAGCCGCCTCCAACATTACCGGCATTTGCAGCGATGTGGTTGCGGTTACGCGGCAGTTGAAGGCATCTGGCGCGCTGGTGGTGTGGGATTATGCGGGCGCCGGCCCCTATCTGCCCATTGCGATGCACCCGGCGGCGGGTGCCGAAATTGATCTCATCGTGACCTCGGCGCATAAATTCATCGGCGGGCCAGGGGCGTCGGGCGTGATGATCATCCGCCGCGACGCCATTGCCATGAGCCGCCCGACCGCGCCGGGCGGGGGCACCGTGCGCTATGTGAATGCCACAACGCATGATTATCTGCCCTGCCCGATTGCACGCGAAGAGGCGGGCACCCCGAACACTTTGGGAGACATCCGCGCCGCATTGGTGTTTTTGGTGAAAGCGGCGATTGGTGCGCATATGCAGGTGCGCAATGCCGAGCTGGCCGCGCGCGCCTTTGCCGCCTTCAAGGCCATGCCCGGCGTGGCCGTTCTGGCCCCGACACATGAAACCCGCCTGCCGATTTTTGCGTTTCGCATTGCCGATGGTGCGGGCGGCTGGATCAAGCCTGAACCTGCCACCCGAATGTTAAGCGAGCGTTTCGGCATTCAGGCGCGCGGTGGCTGCGCCTGCGCCGGGCCTTATGCGCACAGGCTTCTGGCAATATCCGATGCGGCATCCGCGCAAATGCGCCGCGAAATTCTTGCCGGAGACCTGCGCAACAAACCCGGCTTTATCCGGCTGAACTTTTCGGTGCTGATGCAGGATGAAACGGTCGAATTCATCCTGTCCAGCATTGCCGAACTTGCCCAGGCCGCGCCGGAACTGGTTGCCGCCTAG
- a CDS encoding glutathione S-transferase, whose product MKLFVAPASPFVRKVIVALHETGQIGAVELVPVTVSPVAPGDTVPDHNPLGKIPALALDDGRSLFDSRTITRYIDSLAPGTLYPQAPALWDALVLESLADGIMDAAVSMAYEGRLRPENMRYEPWLAAQWLKIDRALGALETRHMDQLNATADMAVLAVAIALEYVDFRHDARNWRANHATLAAWHKGIAGRASLVASQPKA is encoded by the coding sequence ATGAAACTATTCGTCGCCCCCGCATCGCCCTTTGTGCGCAAGGTCATCGTGGCCTTGCATGAAACCGGCCAGATCGGCGCGGTAGAGCTTGTGCCGGTCACTGTCAGCCCTGTTGCACCGGGTGATACCGTGCCGGACCATAACCCGCTTGGCAAAATTCCGGCACTGGCGCTGGATGATGGGCGCAGCTTGTTTGATAGCCGCACCATTACCCGCTATATCGACAGCCTGGCCCCCGGCACGCTTTACCCCCAGGCCCCGGCCTTGTGGGATGCCTTGGTGCTGGAATCGCTCGCTGATGGAATTATGGATGCGGCGGTATCTATGGCCTATGAAGGGCGCTTGCGCCCGGAAAACATGCGCTATGAACCCTGGCTCGCGGCGCAGTGGCTGAAAATCGACCGTGCGCTTGGCGCGCTTGAAACCCGCCATATGGACCAGTTGAATGCAACCGCCGATATGGCCGTTCTGGCCGTGGCCATTGCGCTGGAATATGTCGATTTTCGCCATGATGCCCGCAACTGGCGCGCAAACCACGCCACTTTGGCGGCATGGCACAAGGGCATTGCCGGCCGCGCAAGCCTGGTGGCGAGTCAGCCAAAGGCCTAG
- the ettA gene encoding energy-dependent translational throttle protein EttA, producing MAAYQYVYHMDGVSKTYPGGKKCFENIKLSFLPGVKIGVVGVNGSGKSTLMRIMAGMDTDFQGEAWAAEGIRVGYLSQEPHLDDSKTVRENVMEGVAPKVNLLARYNELAMNYSDETAEEMAKLQDEIDAQNLWDLDSQIDVALEALRCPPDEANVATLSGGERRRVALCRLLLEAPDMLLLDEPTNHLDAETIAWLQQHLIDYKGTILIVTHDRYFLDQITGWILELDRGRGIPYEGNYSAWVDQKAKRLEQEAREDKSRQKTLERELAWMRQGAKARQAKSKARINAYNELADASERERITGAQIVIPNGPRLGGKVIEVENLSKAFGDKVLIDNLSFSLPPGGIVGVIGPNGAGKSTLFQMLIGKDKPDSGTVEIGNSVQLSYVDQSRDSLDGKKTVWEEISDGLDVVKLGDAEVNSRAYTGAFNFKGGDQQKKVSLLSGGERNRVHLAKLLKSGGNVLLLDEPTNDLDVETLRALEDAISDFAGCAVIISHDRFFLDRLCTHILAFEGNSHVEWFEGNFEDYEADKVRRLGPDSIKPQRVKYKKFTR from the coding sequence ATGGCCGCATATCAATATGTCTATCACATGGATGGGGTGTCCAAAACCTATCCGGGTGGCAAAAAATGCTTTGAAAACATCAAGCTGTCGTTTCTGCCCGGCGTCAAGATCGGTGTGGTCGGGGTGAACGGCTCGGGTAAATCCACGCTCATGCGGATCATGGCCGGCATGGACACGGATTTTCAGGGCGAAGCCTGGGCGGCAGAAGGCATCCGCGTGGGCTATCTTTCGCAAGAGCCGCATCTGGATGACAGCAAGACCGTGCGCGAGAACGTGATGGAAGGCGTGGCCCCGAAGGTCAACCTGCTGGCGCGCTACAACGAATTGGCGATGAATTATTCCGATGAAACCGCCGAAGAAATGGCCAAGCTGCAAGACGAGATCGACGCGCAGAACCTGTGGGATCTGGACAGCCAGATCGACGTGGCCCTGGAGGCGCTGCGCTGCCCGCCGGACGAGGCGAATGTCGCAACGCTTTCGGGCGGCGAGCGTCGCCGCGTGGCCCTGTGCCGTTTGCTGCTTGAAGCGCCCGACATGCTGCTGCTTGACGAGCCGACCAACCATCTGGACGCCGAAACCATTGCATGGCTGCAACAGCATCTGATTGATTACAAAGGCACAATCCTGATTGTGACCCATGACCGCTACTTCCTTGACCAGATCACCGGCTGGATTCTGGAACTCGACCGTGGCCGTGGCATTCCTTACGAGGGCAACTATTCGGCCTGGGTGGACCAGAAGGCCAAGCGGCTGGAGCAGGAAGCCCGCGAGGACAAATCGCGCCAGAAAACGCTGGAGCGCGAATTGGCATGGATGCGGCAGGGCGCCAAGGCCCGTCAGGCGAAATCCAAGGCGCGTATCAACGCCTATAACGAGTTGGCCGACGCCTCGGAACGCGAGCGCATTACCGGCGCGCAAATCGTCATTCCCAATGGCCCGCGCCTTGGTGGCAAGGTCATCGAGGTTGAAAACCTGTCCAAGGCCTTTGGCGACAAGGTGCTGATCGACAACCTGTCTTTCTCGCTGCCGCCCGGTGGCATTGTCGGCGTGATCGGGCCGAACGGCGCGGGTAAATCAACACTGTTCCAGATGCTCATCGGCAAGGACAAGCCCGATAGCGGCACGGTCGAAATCGGCAATTCGGTGCAACTTTCCTATGTCGACCAGTCGCGCGATAGTCTTGATGGCAAAAAGACCGTTTGGGAGGAAATTTCCGACGGGCTGGATGTGGTGAAACTTGGTGATGCCGAAGTGAACAGCCGCGCCTATACCGGCGCCTTCAACTTCAAGGGTGGCGACCAGCAGAAAAAGGTTTCGCTTTTATCTGGCGGCGAGCGGAACCGCGTGCATCTGGCCAAGCTGCTGAAATCGGGCGGCAATGTGCTGCTGCTTGACGAGCCGACCAATGATCTGGATGTTGAGACCCTGCGCGCATTGGAAGATGCGATTTCCGATTTTGCCGGCTGCGCGGTGATCATCAGCCATGACCGTTTCTTCCTCGACCGGCTTTGCACGCATATTCTGGCCTTTGAGGGGAATAGCCATGTGGAATGGTTCGAGGGCAACTTCGAGGATTATGAGGCCGATAAAGTGCGCCGCTTGGGGCCGGATTCCATCAAACCGCAGCGGGTGAAATACAAGAAATTCACGCGTTAG